The following proteins come from a genomic window of Streptomyces liliiviolaceus:
- a CDS encoding LpqB family beta-propeller domain-containing protein — protein sequence MGADRDRGGRRRPARGVVYAACGTVLLAGCASMPDEGDLRDVEASQRPDAQVRVFAMPPRENAQPEEIVQGFLEALTSDDPQFETARKYLTEGASKKWRPNASTTVLADGPNTVAEHSGSREATGDYAYSLIGTKVATVDSQFAYKPAEGAYSEIVHLSEQKTTDGAKEWRIDALPAGLVMGMSDFQRNYESVNKYYFASNTQGRTGVQLGAVADPVYVREQVDPVTQMVRSVLKGPTSWLKPVVRSSFPTGTALKKGVKSLTPDDKNRLTVPLNAKADRVGQAKCTEMAAQILFTLQDLTPTGIDEVELQRSDGTQSCVINNNQAEVSVVHGPAKRAEYEYFIDGEKRLVRIPGAGSDQEPEPVPGALGDGGDGGKELRAAAVSRDEDTAAGVSLDGRSMYVASLASGGSLGEAVLRSKATSQDDGLTTPSWDASGDLWVADRGPKDSRLLLLPKGAGDPLVVSTPGLEGRIEAVRVAADGVRIALMVSDGKRTTLLMGRIERGDSEGAGGEDTVAIHELRSVAPQLEEVTAMSWAGDSRLVVVGREARGVQQIQYVQVDGSTPVGPAPSALTGVKEIAASEDERLPLVAHSEDGIVRLSSGSQWQTVVKTGMAPVYPG from the coding sequence GTGGGCGCTGACCGCGATCGGGGCGGCCGTCGGCGTCCGGCACGTGGGGTGGTGTACGCCGCCTGCGGGACCGTACTGCTGGCCGGGTGCGCGTCGATGCCGGACGAAGGGGACCTGCGTGATGTCGAGGCCTCCCAGCGGCCGGACGCGCAGGTCAGGGTCTTCGCCATGCCACCGCGGGAGAACGCGCAGCCCGAGGAGATCGTCCAGGGCTTCCTCGAAGCGCTGACCAGCGACGACCCGCAGTTCGAGACGGCCCGCAAGTACCTGACCGAGGGCGCGTCGAAGAAGTGGCGTCCGAACGCGTCGACGACGGTGCTCGCGGACGGCCCGAACACCGTGGCGGAGCACAGCGGCAGCAGGGAGGCGACCGGCGACTACGCGTACTCGCTGATCGGCACCAAGGTCGCCACCGTGGACTCGCAGTTCGCCTACAAGCCCGCCGAGGGGGCGTACAGCGAGATCGTGCACCTGTCGGAGCAGAAGACCACGGACGGTGCCAAGGAGTGGCGCATCGACGCCCTGCCGGCCGGCCTGGTGATGGGGATGTCCGACTTCCAGCGCAACTACGAGTCCGTCAACAAGTACTACTTCGCCTCGAACACGCAGGGCAGGACCGGCGTTCAGCTCGGCGCGGTCGCCGACCCCGTCTACGTACGGGAGCAGGTGGACCCGGTGACGCAGATGGTCCGCTCCGTCCTCAAGGGGCCCACGAGCTGGCTCAAGCCGGTGGTCAGGTCGAGCTTCCCCACCGGTACGGCGCTGAAGAAGGGCGTCAAGTCGCTGACGCCCGACGACAAGAACCGGCTGACGGTGCCGCTGAACGCCAAGGCCGACCGGGTCGGGCAGGCCAAGTGCACGGAGATGGCCGCCCAGATCCTGTTCACGCTCCAGGACCTGACGCCCACGGGCATCGACGAGGTGGAGCTGCAGCGTTCGGACGGCACGCAGTCGTGCGTGATCAACAACAACCAGGCGGAGGTCTCCGTCGTTCACGGCCCGGCCAAGCGGGCCGAGTACGAGTACTTCATCGACGGCGAGAAGCGGCTGGTCCGGATACCGGGGGCCGGCAGCGATCAGGAGCCCGAGCCGGTGCCCGGTGCGCTCGGCGACGGCGGCGACGGCGGCAAGGAACTGCGGGCGGCCGCCGTCTCGCGGGACGAGGACACCGCCGCCGGGGTGTCGCTCGACGGGCGCTCGATGTACGTCGCGTCGCTCGCCTCGGGGGGCTCGCTCGGGGAAGCCGTGCTGCGCAGCAAGGCCACGTCGCAGGACGACGGGCTGACGACGCCCAGTTGGGACGCGAGCGGTGACCTGTGGGTGGCCGACCGCGGGCCGAAGGACTCCCGGCTGCTCCTCCTGCCGAAGGGCGCGGGCGACCCCCTGGTGGTCTCGACACCCGGTCTGGAGGGGCGGATCGAGGCGGTGCGGGTGGCCGCTGACGGGGTACGGATCGCGCTCATGGTGAGCGACGGCAAGCGGACGACCCTGCTCATGGGGCGGATCGAACGGGGCGACTCCGAGGGCGCGGGCGGGGAGGACACCGTCGCGATCCACGAACTGCGCTCCGTGGCACCGCAGCTGGAGGAGGTCACGGCCATGTCCTGGGCCGGCGACAGCCGTCTGGTCGTGGTCGGGCGCGAGGCCCGCGGCGTGCAGCAGATCCAGTACGTCCAGGTCGACGGCTCCACGCCGGTCGGCCCCGCCCCCTCCGCGCTCACCGGGGTGAAGGAGATCGCCGCCTCCGAGGACGAACGGCTGCCGTTGGTCGCGCACTCGGAGGACGGGATCGTGCGGCTGTCGAGCGGTTCGCAGTGGCAGACGGTGGTCAAGACGGGGATGGCGCCGGTCTATCCGGGCTGA
- a CDS encoding response regulator, with amino-acid sequence MADSFGPMRDEDADDGVVGMGPDGGSPGKEPIRVLVVDDHALFRRGLEIVLAAEEDIQVVGEAGDGAEAVDKAADLLPDIVLMDVRMPKRGGIEACTSIKEVAPSAKIIMLTISDEEADLYDAIKAGATGYLLKEISTDEVATAIRAVADGQSQISPSMASKLLTEFKSMIQRTDERRLVPAPRLTDRELEVLKLVATGMNNRDIAKELFISENTVKNHVRNILEKLQLHSRMEAVVYAMREKILEIR; translated from the coding sequence ATGGCGGACAGCTTCGGACCGATGCGTGACGAGGATGCCGACGACGGCGTCGTCGGCATGGGCCCGGACGGGGGCTCCCCGGGCAAGGAGCCCATCCGGGTGCTTGTCGTGGACGACCACGCCCTCTTCCGCCGCGGTCTGGAGATCGTGCTCGCCGCCGAGGAGGACATCCAGGTCGTCGGGGAGGCGGGGGACGGTGCGGAGGCGGTCGACAAGGCCGCCGATCTGCTGCCCGACATCGTGCTTATGGATGTACGGATGCCCAAGCGCGGTGGGATCGAGGCGTGCACCTCCATCAAGGAGGTCGCTCCCAGCGCGAAGATCATCATGCTGACGATCAGCGATGAGGAGGCCGACCTCTATGACGCGATCAAGGCGGGGGCCACGGGGTATCTCCTGAAGGAGATCTCCACGGACGAAGTGGCCACGGCGATTCGCGCGGTGGCCGACGGGCAGTCGCAGATCAGTCCTTCGATGGCGTCGAAGCTGCTGACCGAGTTCAAGTCGATGATCCAGCGCACGGATGAGCGGCGGCTTGTGCCGGCGCCTCGGCTCACCGATCGTGAGCTGGAGGTTTTGAAGCTGGTGGCTACCGGGATGAACAACCGGGATATCGCCAAGGAGTTGTTCATCTCCGAGAACACCGTGAAGAACCATGTGCGGAACATCTTGGAGAAGTTGCAGTTGCACTCGCGGATGGAAGCGGTTGTGTACGCGATGCGGGAGAAGATTCTGGAGATTCGTTAG
- a CDS encoding winged helix-turn-helix domain-containing protein: MTSLPRPTAELSADEARRIALRAQGFLGAPDRRGGVRGVLRHLGAVQLDTISVLARSHELIPYARLGAVGRRTVDEAYWTPAPVGTAPPRPHAFEYWSHAACVLPVEEWPHFAFRRRAYRARPHWNHALPDGTYEQVIKQLRAEGPLTATDLGGAKRTSEWWDWSGTKVAVERALMYGEVVCTERRGWKRVYDLAERAIPEPLLHDDLDDTECLRRLVRLAGRSLGVGTLADIADYHRLKREQVDAVIAESGLVPVTVWGWSKAAWADPAALETTPRGRHRTTLLSPFDSLVWDRARTERIFDFTHRLEAYVPKPKRVYGYFAMPVLAGGRLVGRVDPAREGATLVAKQVTLDSPKSIPSVAQALLEAATWVDCTNVRVERANTPEIREALTTELARTL, translated from the coding sequence ATGACGAGTCTGCCGCGCCCGACCGCCGAACTCTCCGCCGACGAGGCCCGTCGGATCGCCCTGCGCGCGCAGGGGTTCCTCGGAGCCCCCGACCGCAGGGGCGGCGTGCGGGGCGTGCTGCGGCATCTGGGCGCGGTCCAGCTCGACACCATCTCCGTCCTGGCCCGTTCCCACGAACTCATCCCGTACGCGCGCCTGGGCGCCGTCGGCCGCAGGACGGTCGACGAGGCGTACTGGACCCCGGCACCGGTCGGCACGGCCCCGCCCCGGCCCCACGCGTTCGAGTATTGGTCGCACGCGGCCTGCGTCCTACCCGTCGAGGAGTGGCCGCACTTCGCCTTCCGCCGCCGCGCCTACCGCGCCCGCCCGCACTGGAACCACGCGCTGCCGGACGGCACGTACGAGCAGGTCATCAAGCAGCTGAGGGCCGAAGGTCCGCTCACGGCCACCGACTTGGGCGGCGCGAAGAGGACCAGCGAGTGGTGGGACTGGTCGGGCACCAAGGTCGCCGTCGAGCGCGCGCTGATGTACGGCGAGGTGGTGTGCACGGAGCGCCGCGGCTGGAAGCGGGTGTACGACCTCGCCGAGCGGGCCATCCCGGAGCCGCTGCTGCACGACGATCTGGACGACACGGAGTGCCTGCGCCGTCTGGTGCGGCTCGCGGGCCGCTCCCTGGGCGTGGGCACCCTCGCGGACATCGCCGACTACCACCGCCTCAAGCGCGAGCAGGTCGACGCGGTGATCGCGGAGTCGGGCCTGGTCCCGGTCACGGTGTGGGGCTGGTCGAAGGCGGCCTGGGCGGATCCCGCGGCCCTGGAGACGACCCCGCGCGGCCGCCACCGCACGACGCTCCTGTCGCCGTTCGACTCACTGGTCTGGGACCGGGCGCGCACGGAGCGGATCTTCGATTTCACCCACCGCCTGGAGGCCTACGTCCCCAAGCCCAAGCGTGTGTACGGCTACTTCGCGATGCCGGTACTAGCCGGCGGCCGGCTGGTGGGTCGCGTGGACCCGGCCCGCGAGGGCGCCACCCTGGTCGCCAAACAGGTCACCCTGGACAGCCCCAAGTCGATCCCGTCAGTGGCCCAGGCCCTCCTGGAAGCAGCCACCTGGGTGGACTGCACGAACGTAAGAGTGGAACGCGCGAACACCCCGGAAATCCGAGAAGCCCTGACAACAGAGCTGGCCCGAACGCTCTAG
- the mtrA gene encoding two-component system response regulator MtrA, producing MMSFMKGRVLVVDDDTALAEMLGIVLRGEGFEPSFVADGDKALAAFRESKPDLVLLDLMLPGRDGIEVCRLIRAESGVPIVMLTAKSDTVDVVVGLESGADDYIVKPFKPKELVARIRARLRRSEEPAPEQLAIGDLVIDVAGHSVKRDGASIALTPLEFDLLVALARKPWQVFTREVLLEQVWGYRHAADTRLVNVHVQRLRSKVEKDPERPEIVVTVRGVGYKAGPS from the coding sequence ATGATGTCGTTTATGAAGGGACGAGTCCTTGTCGTCGATGACGACACCGCACTGGCCGAGATGCTCGGCATTGTGTTGCGTGGTGAAGGTTTTGAGCCGTCTTTCGTAGCCGACGGCGACAAGGCGCTGGCCGCTTTCCGTGAGAGCAAGCCCGACCTGGTGCTCCTGGACCTGATGCTTCCCGGTAGGGACGGCATCGAGGTGTGCCGCCTGATCAGGGCGGAGTCCGGGGTACCGATCGTGATGCTCACGGCGAAGAGCGACACCGTCGATGTCGTGGTCGGCCTTGAGTCGGGCGCGGATGACTACATCGTGAAGCCGTTCAAGCCAAAGGAGCTGGTGGCCCGGATCAGGGCCAGGCTGCGCAGGTCCGAGGAGCCGGCGCCCGAACAGCTCGCGATCGGCGATCTGGTCATCGACGTGGCCGGTCACTCTGTGAAGCGGGACGGCGCCTCGATCGCGCTCACCCCGCTGGAGTTCGACCTGCTGGTCGCGCTGGCCCGCAAGCCGTGGCAGGTGTTCACGCGTGAGGTGCTCCTGGAGCAGGTGTGGGGCTATCGCCACGCGGCGGACACCCGTCTGGTGAATGTCCATGTGCAGCGGCTGCGCTCCAAGGTCGAGAAGGACCCGGAGCGGCCGGAGATCGTGGTGACCGTCCGTGGCGTCGGTTACAAGGCCGGACCGAGCTGA
- a CDS encoding GNAT family N-acetyltransferase: MDPVTLTSERLLLRTVGAHDTDAVFDAVQDPDIQRWTTIPSPYLREHATAFTEQMVPDGWADCSMFTFGVFLPVGGELAGMLAVTMRGLGVGEIGFWATKQHRGNGYITEAALTACRWAFTQRAMDRVEWRAEVGNTGSLAVAERAGFVLEGTLRAGVNNKGVRRDCWVGSLLPSDLGLPSTAPYLPTSRQSSAPRPT, encoded by the coding sequence ATGGACCCCGTCACCCTGACTTCCGAACGACTCCTGCTGCGCACGGTGGGAGCACACGACACCGACGCCGTGTTCGACGCCGTCCAGGATCCCGACATCCAGCGCTGGACCACGATCCCGTCGCCGTATCTGCGCGAACATGCCACGGCCTTCACCGAGCAGATGGTGCCCGACGGGTGGGCGGACTGCTCGATGTTCACCTTCGGTGTCTTCCTGCCGGTCGGCGGTGAACTCGCCGGCATGCTCGCCGTCACGATGCGCGGCCTGGGCGTCGGCGAGATCGGTTTCTGGGCGACGAAGCAGCACCGGGGCAACGGCTACATCACCGAGGCCGCGCTCACCGCCTGCCGCTGGGCCTTCACCCAGCGGGCCATGGACCGCGTCGAGTGGCGGGCCGAAGTGGGCAACACGGGCTCCCTGGCGGTCGCCGAACGGGCCGGTTTCGTCCTGGAGGGCACCCTTCGCGCGGGCGTCAACAACAAGGGCGTACGCCGCGACTGCTGGGTCGGTTCCCTGCTCCCCTCGGACCTCGGCCTGCCGTCCACGGCCCCGTACCTGCCCACCTCCCGGCAGTCGTCGGCTCCCCGCCCGACCTGA
- the mtrB gene encoding MtrAB system histidine kinase MtrB, producing MSRDSAASAPGEPGVRSGRPVGRKMTGSRWGRFVEGGLLQGGVQGSPVLRLFMRWVRRPLLPVMRLWRRNIQLKVVATTLLMSLGVVLLLGFVVIGQVRNGLLDAKVKASQSQATGGFTVAKQEADSAAGAGGDDRSGPNENPVQNVSGWMSSLVESLSSGGQGAFSVVTLSTTSADSSSRGLGPRASGFVDWSLSVPQDLRERVDGGTGTAQSYTRISYTNGQASQPALIIGTQVNDPKGDPYQLYYLFPLTQEEKSLSLVKGTLATAGLFVVVLLGAIAWLVVRQVVTPVRMAAGIAERLSAGRLQERMKVTGEDDIARLGEAFNKMAQNLQLKIQQLEDLSRMQRRFVSDVSHELRTPLTTVRMAADVIHDARVDFDPMTARSAELLADQLDRFETLLADLLEISRFDAGAAALEAEPIDLREVVRRVISGAEPLAERKGTRIRVVGDQQPVVAEADARRVERVLRNLVVNAVEHGEGKDVVVKLASAGGAVAVAVRDYGVGLKPGEATRVFSRFWRADPARARTTGGTGLGLSIALEDARLHGGWLQAWGEPGGGSQFRLTVPRTADEPLRGSPIPLEPKDSRRNRGLNDAGLPLGGTQKLATVPAQPAERAVPPMPSRDPRVAGAVDPAALPGSGARVVPRPAAETRPPVAAPEETPEGEPSEDGPETGGQPEQLKHGEGSRGR from the coding sequence GTGTCCCGGGACAGTGCCGCTTCGGCGCCCGGTGAGCCGGGGGTCCGCTCGGGGCGGCCTGTCGGCCGGAAGATGACGGGCTCCCGCTGGGGACGGTTCGTCGAGGGCGGGCTGCTCCAGGGCGGAGTCCAGGGCAGCCCGGTCCTTCGGCTGTTCATGCGGTGGGTGCGCCGTCCGCTGCTGCCGGTCATGCGGCTGTGGCGGCGCAACATCCAGCTCAAGGTCGTCGCCACCACCCTGCTGATGTCGCTGGGCGTCGTCCTGCTGCTGGGCTTCGTCGTGATCGGGCAGGTGCGCAACGGCCTGCTGGACGCCAAGGTGAAGGCCTCCCAGAGCCAGGCCACGGGCGGGTTCACGGTCGCCAAGCAGGAGGCCGACAGCGCGGCGGGCGCGGGCGGCGACGACCGCTCCGGCCCGAACGAGAACCCCGTCCAGAACGTCAGCGGATGGATGAGCTCCCTCGTGGAGTCCCTCTCCAGCGGCGGCCAGGGCGCGTTCAGCGTCGTCACGCTCAGCACCACCTCCGCGGACAGCAGCAGCCGGGGCCTCGGCCCGCGCGCGTCGGGCTTCGTGGACTGGAGCCTCAGCGTGCCCCAGGACCTGCGTGAGCGGGTGGACGGCGGCACGGGCACGGCCCAGAGCTATACGCGCATCTCCTACACCAACGGCCAGGCCTCCCAGCCCGCGCTGATCATCGGCACGCAGGTCAACGACCCCAAGGGCGACCCGTACCAGCTGTACTACCTCTTCCCGCTCACGCAGGAGGAGAAGTCGCTCAGCCTGGTCAAGGGGACCCTCGCCACGGCGGGGCTGTTCGTCGTGGTGCTGCTCGGGGCGATCGCCTGGCTCGTGGTGCGCCAGGTCGTCACGCCCGTACGGATGGCCGCCGGGATCGCCGAGAGGCTGTCCGCGGGGCGCCTCCAGGAACGTATGAAGGTCACCGGTGAGGACGACATCGCGCGCCTCGGTGAGGCCTTCAACAAGATGGCGCAGAACCTGCAGCTGAAGATCCAGCAGCTGGAGGACCTGTCGCGGATGCAGCGGCGGTTCGTGTCCGACGTGTCGCACGAGCTGCGTACGCCGCTGACGACCGTGCGGATGGCGGCCGACGTCATCCACGACGCGCGCGTGGACTTCGATCCGATGACCGCCAGGTCGGCCGAACTGCTCGCCGACCAGCTGGACCGTTTCGAGACGCTGCTGGCGGATCTCCTGGAGATCAGCCGCTTCGACGCGGGCGCGGCGGCCCTGGAGGCCGAGCCGATAGACCTGCGGGAGGTCGTCCGCAGGGTCATCAGCGGGGCCGAGCCGCTCGCCGAGCGCAAGGGCACGCGGATACGGGTCGTGGGCGACCAGCAGCCCGTGGTCGCCGAGGCGGACGCCCGGCGGGTGGAGCGGGTGCTGCGCAACCTCGTGGTCAACGCCGTGGAGCACGGCGAGGGCAAGGACGTCGTGGTCAAGCTCGCGTCCGCGGGCGGGGCCGTCGCGGTCGCGGTGCGCGACTACGGAGTGGGCCTCAAACCCGGTGAGGCGACCCGGGTGTTCAGCCGCTTCTGGCGGGCCGACCCGGCACGCGCGCGTACCACCGGCGGTACGGGCCTGGGCCTGTCCATCGCCCTGGAGGACGCGCGGCTGCACGGCGGCTGGCTGCAGGCGTGGGGGGAACCGGGCGGGGGCTCGCAGTTCCGGCTGACGGTGCCCCGGACGGCCGACGAGCCGCTGCGGGGCTCGCCGATACCGCTGGAGCCCAAGGACTCGCGGCGCAACCGCGGCCTCAACGACGCGGGGCTGCCCCTCGGCGGTACGCAGAAGCTGGCCACGGTGCCTGCGCAGCCCGCCGAGCGGGCCGTGCCGCCGATGCCGTCGCGCGACCCCAGGGTGGCGGGCGCGGTGGATCCGGCGGCGCTGCCCGGCAGCGGCGCGCGCGTGGTGCCGCGGCCCGCCGCGGAGACCAGGCCTCCGGTCGCGGCACCGGAGGAGACGCCGGAAGGGGAGCCGTCCGAGGACGGCCCGGAAACCGGCGGGCAGCCGGAACAGCTCAAGCATGGGGAGGGGTCTCGTGGGCGCTGA
- a CDS encoding ComF family protein, translating to MRGWWQDLTDLVLPAECGGCGRPRTVLCPKCRAALTGDAPSRVRPDPEPPGLPVVHAAAPYEDRVRAALLAHKERGALMLAGPLGAALAGAVRAGLGPGGRDGQEAEAAGSGAPVLLVPVPSARWAVRARGHDPARRIALAAAAGLRRSGTPARVAAVLRQRRAVADQSGLNSRQRLDNLAGALEVAPGGARLLAGAGRVVLVDDLMTTGASLAEAARALRAVLPGKGGFYGRVTPGTTGEGARRAQMAGVGRAEAVREKRGAHSADDGVGAAVVAASPASFEINRN from the coding sequence ATGCGGGGGTGGTGGCAGGACCTCACCGACCTGGTGCTTCCGGCCGAGTGCGGAGGCTGTGGACGGCCTCGCACGGTGCTCTGCCCGAAGTGCCGTGCCGCTCTGACGGGGGATGCGCCGAGCCGTGTACGACCGGACCCGGAGCCGCCGGGGCTGCCGGTGGTGCATGCCGCGGCGCCGTACGAGGACCGGGTGCGGGCGGCGCTCCTCGCCCACAAGGAACGGGGGGCGTTGATGCTCGCCGGGCCGCTGGGAGCGGCGCTGGCGGGGGCCGTACGGGCCGGACTCGGGCCCGGTGGACGGGATGGACAGGAGGCCGAAGCGGCGGGTTCCGGGGCGCCGGTGCTGCTCGTACCCGTGCCGTCGGCGCGGTGGGCGGTGCGGGCGCGCGGGCACGACCCGGCGCGGCGGATCGCGCTCGCCGCGGCGGCCGGACTGCGGCGGTCCGGGACGCCGGCGCGGGTCGCGGCGGTGCTGCGCCAGCGGCGTGCCGTGGCCGACCAGTCGGGGCTCAACTCACGGCAGCGGCTGGACAATCTCGCCGGTGCCCTGGAGGTGGCCCCGGGTGGCGCACGGCTGCTGGCCGGCGCCGGGCGGGTCGTTCTCGTCGACGACCTGATGACGACCGGCGCGTCCTTGGCCGAGGCGGCGCGGGCGCTGAGAGCCGTTCTTCCGGGAAAAGGCGGATTCTACGGACGGGTAACACCTGGAACGACGGGAGAAGGGGCGAGACGGGCCCAGATGGCAGGTGTAGGCCGCGCAGAAGCGGTCAGGGAAAAGAGAGGCGCGCACAGCGCGGATGACGGGGTTGGCGCGGCAGTGGTCGCGGCATCTCCAGCTTCTTTCGAAATAAACCGGAACTGA
- the hpf gene encoding ribosome hibernation-promoting factor, HPF/YfiA family translates to MDIVVKGRKTEVPERFRKHVAEKLKLEKIQKLDGKVISLDVEVSKEPNPRQADRSDRVEITLHSRGPVIRAEAAASDPYAALDLAADKLEARLRKQHDKRYTRRGARRISASEVADHVPDAATLDGNGSVVHDEEPDAVPTKKIGSLEVKGDGPLVVREKTHVASPMTLDQALYEMELVGHDFYLFVDSETKEPSVVYRRHAYDYGVIHLNTDPMVAEAQQAPPGGALGG, encoded by the coding sequence GTGGACATCGTCGTCAAGGGCCGCAAGACCGAGGTGCCCGAGCGGTTCCGCAAGCACGTGGCCGAGAAGCTGAAGCTGGAGAAGATCCAGAAGCTCGATGGCAAGGTGATCAGCCTAGACGTCGAGGTGTCCAAGGAGCCGAACCCCCGTCAGGCCGACCGCTCCGACCGAGTGGAGATCACGCTTCACTCCCGCGGTCCGGTGATCCGGGCGGAGGCGGCGGCGAGCGATCCGTACGCGGCGCTGGACCTGGCGGCGGACAAGCTGGAAGCACGGCTGCGCAAGCAGCACGACAAGCGGTACACACGCCGTGGCGCCCGCAGGATCTCGGCCTCCGAGGTCGCCGATCACGTCCCGGACGCGGCGACGCTCGACGGGAACGGCAGCGTCGTCCACGACGAAGAGCCCGACGCCGTGCCGACCAAGAAGATCGGCTCGCTTGAGGTGAAGGGTGACGGCCCCCTCGTCGTCCGCGAGAAGACCCACGTCGCATCCCCGATGACGCTCGACCAGGCGCTCTACGAGATGGAACTGGTCGGGCACGACTTCTACTTGTTCGTCGACTCCGAGACCAAGGAACCGAGTGTCGTCTACCGGCGGCACGCGTACGACTACGGCGTCATCCACCTCAACACCGACCCGATGGTCGCCGAGGCGCAGCAGGCCCCGCCCGGTGGGGCGCTGGGCGGCTGA